A portion of the Magnetococcales bacterium genome contains these proteins:
- a CDS encoding CBS domain-containing protein, translating into MLVREVIVKAVRTVKATDSVRSVAAIICTNKISGLPVVDDQMKLIGMISEKDILNSLLPSYHDFLEDPIGARDFVGMEQSYSAVLQKDVSSLMTKRFFFVSPDDPVMKAASQMALHNFRRMPVVESDGTLAGIVSLGDIHKAIFKRELGI; encoded by the coding sequence ATGTTGGTTCGTGAAGTCATTGTGAAGGCCGTGCGCACGGTCAAGGCCACGGATTCGGTGCGTTCCGTTGCGGCCATCATCTGCACAAACAAGATCAGCGGATTGCCGGTTGTTGATGACCAGATGAAGCTTATCGGCATGATTTCGGAAAAGGATATCTTGAACAGCCTGCTGCCGAGCTATCATGACTTTCTGGAGGATCCTATCGGCGCCAGGGATTTTGTTGGCATGGAGCAGAGCTATTCCGCTGTTCTACAGAAAGATGTCTCCAGTCTTATGACCAAGAGGTTCTTTTTTGTCTCGCCTGATGATCCCGTGATGAAGGCGGCATCCCAGATGGCGTTGCACAATTTTCGTCGCATGCCCGTGGTGGAGAGTGATGGCACACTGGCTGGTATTGTCAGCCTGGGTGACATTCACAAGGCCATTTTCAAGCGTG
- a CDS encoding GNAT family N-acetyltransferase, with protein MDPSDLESVAACEAELSPFPWNVTMLADELRHGSFCRVLLSEENERIGYMLLRPILDEWHLMTIGVTRSHQRQGWGRYLLLEGIRHAVRQQGRVLLLDVRASNLPARRLYDSLGFRLLHRRRHYYSSCRPASASGCLPCPAPTEDALVMELSLASIHSAVGPDGD; from the coding sequence ATGGACCCATCCGATCTGGAGAGCGTGGCGGCTTGTGAAGCCGAGCTGTCGCCATTCCCCTGGAACGTGACCATGCTGGCCGATGAGCTGCGCCATGGCTCGTTCTGTCGGGTTTTGCTCTCCGAAGAGAACGAGCGGATTGGGTACATGCTCCTGCGCCCCATTCTGGACGAGTGGCACCTGATGACCATCGGTGTCACGCGGTCGCACCAACGCCAGGGGTGGGGTCGATATCTCCTGCTGGAGGGGATCCGGCATGCTGTTCGGCAGCAAGGCAGGGTGTTGCTTCTGGATGTGCGGGCGTCCAATCTGCCGGCCCGGCGGCTGTATGACTCTTTGGGTTTCAGGCTCTTGCACCGGCGGCGGCATTATTATTCATCCTGCCGGCCAGCCTCCGCATCCGGATGCCTTCCTTGCCCTGCCCCCACCGAGGATGCCCTGGTCATGGAACTTTCCCTCGCCTCGATCCACTCAGCCGTGGGACCGGATGGGGATTGA
- the tsaB gene encoding tRNA (adenosine(37)-N6)-threonylcarbamoyltransferase complex dimerization subunit type 1 TsaB — translation MNILAMDTSDREGCAALLAEGRLVGQRRFQGVEGHMLLLPQAVEALLAAAAWRPASLDLIVVTVGPGAFTGLRIALGFAKGLAMACHKPLLGISTLDWLAATALSTFPPLSPSRPLLVTMDARRGEIFAALYHPDGRPLWPPRRWLPAALAAEIASIPEGVEEVKDGQREPVVLGQLGWQRFLRTGSDDPLTLEPLYLRRSDAEKAVMSPPQTP, via the coding sequence ATGAATATTCTGGCCATGGACACCTCGGATCGGGAAGGGTGTGCCGCGTTGTTGGCCGAGGGGCGGCTGGTGGGCCAGCGACGTTTTCAGGGAGTGGAGGGGCACATGCTCCTCCTGCCCCAGGCCGTCGAGGCTCTGCTCGCCGCTGCCGCCTGGAGGCCGGCATCTCTTGACCTGATCGTGGTGACGGTTGGTCCCGGCGCGTTTACGGGTTTGCGCATTGCCCTTGGTTTTGCCAAAGGTTTGGCCATGGCCTGCCATAAACCTCTGCTCGGCATATCCACCCTGGATTGGTTGGCGGCAACTGCTCTTTCCACATTTCCCCCTCTCTCTCCGAGCCGCCCCTTGTTGGTGACTATGGATGCCCGGCGCGGGGAGATTTTCGCGGCACTTTATCATCCGGATGGCCGACCGCTATGGCCCCCCAGGCGTTGGTTGCCCGCTGCCCTGGCTGCCGAAATCGCCTCTATTCCGGAAGGGGTGGAGGAGGTGAAGGACGGACAACGCGAACCGGTGGTCCTGGGTCAATTGGGTTGGCAGCGCTTTCTCCGGACGGGCTCCGACGACCCCCTGACCCTGGAACCTCTCTATCTGCGCCGGTCCGACGCGGAAAAAGCAGTCATGTCGCCTCCACAGACTCCATGA